The Paenalcaligenes faecalis genome has a window encoding:
- the rpsB gene encoding 30S ribosomal protein S2 produces MSLMREMLEAGVHFGHQTRFWNPKMEQYIFGQRNRIHIINLEKTVVQFVEAQKYLSDLAARGGNILFVGTKRAAREIVAAEAARCGMPYVDSRWLGGMMTNFKTVKASIKRLKDMEVQLADGALERMTKKEGLLFEREMEKLNKSIGGIKDMAKLPDALFVIDVGYHKIAVAEAQTLGIPVVAVVDTNHAPDGVTKVIPGNDDSAKAIALYARGMADAVLQGRNKALNGLVEEIRGEEEFVEVDAAEQASEE; encoded by the coding sequence ATGTCTTTAATGCGTGAAATGCTAGAGGCCGGCGTACACTTTGGCCACCAAACTCGTTTCTGGAACCCAAAAATGGAACAATACATTTTTGGTCAGCGCAACCGTATCCATATCATCAACTTGGAAAAAACCGTTGTGCAGTTTGTTGAAGCCCAAAAATACCTGAGCGATCTAGCCGCGCGTGGTGGTAACATTTTATTTGTAGGCACAAAACGTGCTGCTCGTGAAATCGTTGCTGCTGAGGCCGCTCGTTGTGGCATGCCTTACGTAGACAGCCGTTGGTTGGGTGGCATGATGACCAACTTTAAAACCGTTAAAGCTTCCATTAAGCGTCTAAAAGACATGGAAGTTCAGCTTGCTGATGGCGCCTTAGAACGCATGACCAAAAAAGAAGGTCTATTGTTCGAGCGTGAAATGGAAAAATTGAACAAATCCATTGGCGGTATTAAAGACATGGCTAAACTACCCGATGCATTATTTGTCATCGACGTTGGTTACCATAAAATTGCTGTTGCTGAAGCACAAACTCTAGGTATTCCTGTAGTAGCTGTGGTTGATACTAACCACGCTCCTGATGGCGTAACTAAAGTTATTCCTGGTAATGATGACTCTGCTAAAGCAATTGCTTTATACGCACGTGGTATGGCTGATGCCGTTCTACAAGGTCGCAACAAAGCCCTAAACGGCCTAGTTGAAGAAATCCGCGGCGAAGAGGAATTCGTCGAGGTTGACGCTGCTGAACAAGCTAGCGAAGAGTAA
- the tsf gene encoding translation elongation factor Ts, which yields MAQITASMVKELREKTDAPMMECKNALVEADGDMARAEELLRVKLGSKASKAASRITAEGLVNVYIADDAKTGSIVEVNCETDFVAKNDDFIAFVDDIAKLIADKNPADAAALGELAFRDGTVESVRAALIGKIGENISVRRFQRFVTDNKLAQYVHGGKISVIVDFAGDDEVGKDVAMHVAAMKPKALSADQVPAADIETERSVAAQKAAESGKPANIVEKMVEGAVNKYLKEVTLLSQPFVKNDKQSIEQMLKENNASVAAYAIYVVGEGIERRNEDFAAEVAAVTGA from the coding sequence GTGGCTCAAATTACAGCATCGATGGTTAAAGAACTGCGCGAGAAAACTGACGCTCCTATGATGGAGTGCAAAAACGCCTTGGTTGAAGCCGACGGCGATATGGCTCGTGCTGAAGAACTATTGCGCGTTAAACTAGGCAGCAAAGCTAGCAAAGCCGCTTCACGCATTACAGCTGAAGGTTTGGTCAATGTTTACATCGCTGATGATGCTAAAACAGGCTCTATTGTTGAAGTTAACTGTGAAACAGACTTCGTTGCTAAAAACGATGACTTCATTGCTTTCGTAGACGATATTGCTAAGTTAATCGCTGATAAAAATCCAGCCGATGCCGCCGCTTTAGGCGAACTTGCTTTCCGTGATGGTACCGTTGAAAGCGTACGCGCTGCATTGATTGGTAAAATTGGTGAAAACATCAGTGTCCGTCGTTTCCAACGTTTCGTTACAGATAACAAGCTTGCTCAGTACGTACACGGTGGTAAAATCAGCGTAATCGTTGATTTTGCTGGTGACGATGAAGTCGGTAAAGACGTAGCGATGCACGTTGCTGCGATGAAACCAAAAGCACTATCTGCTGATCAGGTTCCTGCTGCTGATATCGAAACCGAACGCTCTGTGGCTGCTCAAAAAGCAGCCGAATCCGGTAAGCCTGCTAATATCGTTGAAAAAATGGTCGAAGGCGCAGTTAACAAGTACCTAAAAGAAGTTACTTTGTTATCCCAGCCTTTCGTTAAAAACGACAAGCAAAGCATCGAGCAAATGTTAAAAGAAAACAATGCTTCTGTTGCTGCTTACGCCATCTATGTGGTTGGTGAGGGTATTGAGCGTCGCAACGAAGACTTTGCTGCTGAGGTTGCCGCTGTAACTGGTGCCTAA
- the pyrH gene encoding UMP kinase, with amino-acid sequence MNTPLYKRVLLKLSGEALMGEDAFGINRATIMRMTEEISEVAKLGVQVAIVIGGGNIFRGIAAGAQGMDRATADYMGMMATVMNALALQDALKNRGLDARVQSALNIEQVVEPYIRPKALRYLEEGKVVVFAAGTGNPFFTTDTAAALRGAEVGAEIVLKATKVDGIYSADPNKDPGATRYARISFDEAIVRRLEVMDATAFALCRDQKLPIKVFSINKPGALTRAVCGEDEGTLVHV; translated from the coding sequence ATGAACACCCCCTTATATAAGCGCGTTTTGCTTAAACTGTCTGGCGAAGCGCTCATGGGCGAAGACGCCTTTGGAATTAACCGCGCAACGATTATGCGTATGACTGAAGAAATATCCGAAGTCGCTAAATTAGGTGTTCAAGTCGCAATCGTTATTGGTGGTGGTAATATTTTCCGCGGTATTGCTGCAGGTGCCCAAGGTATGGATCGTGCTACAGCCGATTACATGGGTATGATGGCTACCGTCATGAATGCGCTCGCCTTACAAGATGCACTGAAAAATCGTGGTTTAGATGCACGTGTACAATCAGCCTTAAATATTGAACAGGTAGTAGAGCCGTATATTCGACCTAAGGCCTTACGTTACCTCGAAGAAGGTAAAGTGGTTGTGTTTGCTGCAGGTACAGGAAACCCGTTTTTTACTACAGATACCGCTGCAGCATTGCGTGGTGCAGAGGTTGGTGCTGAGATTGTACTAAAAGCGACTAAAGTTGATGGTATTTACAGCGCAGACCCAAATAAAGACCCGGGTGCTACACGTTATGCCCGCATTAGTTTTGATGAGGCTATTGTGCGTCGCCTAGAGGTCATGGATGCCACGGCTTTTGCTCTATGTCGCGATCAGAAACTACCCATTAAAGTTTTCTCTATTAACAAGCCGGGAGCATTAACTCGTGCCGTGTGTGGCGAAGACGAAGGCACATTAGTGCACGTTTAA